One Puntigrus tetrazona isolate hp1 chromosome 25, ASM1883169v1, whole genome shotgun sequence genomic window, AATAATTTGGCCTACCTCTGTAGTTTCTCAGAGACTAATCCTGAACTGCCGTCCCACAACACGGTCAAATTACACAGTTCATACAGTGTCTGTATCTAAAAAGGACTAGGTCACTTCCTATTGCCACCATGACGTGTATTTGTGGTCAGAAATGAGAACTAAACTGTGTTATATTTGAAGAGCACACCCTATCAAGTTCAACAGTAGAATACACATGACCACAAACCTATGTGGTTGAAAACACCACTCACTGTACGTCAGATGCATAAGACAAACTGTTTACAAACTTTCCATCTGGTTTACAGAGCAATTTTCACACCCCAAAGGAACTATGTTATTAATGGCATACAGTCTGGGAAAATTTTCATTTAAGAATCAcgtcttttttttatgcatgttaaAGCATTCAGATCAATTTGGGGATAAAATCTTCAGTCTCGTTGTTTttggtctgttttattttattcagcattcGTGATGATTAAAAAGTTGTTTATGATAAACTATCAAAGTAATAATCTTTCTGTATCCGGCCTTCCATATATGGACTGTTCCCTTGAATGCACTAACtgattgacatgaataaagcaTTTTGATTGGCTAATCTGACTGCAGCCCCCAATCTGTTCCCTGTGCCCTACATATATTGCACTATATTGGGTGTCTGCCATTTTGCAGTGCTGTCAGAAGCCTCAGCGAATGAGTTCGTTCCCATTCGTTAACTCATTTTTACCCACAGTCCTCTCTGGTTTTAAGTGTACAACCCATAAATATGTATAGATTCCTTATTTGACTGCTCCAAGCACATAGATGTGTCTTGACGTCATTCACCATAATGATCAAAAAGAATATTCAACGACCCCACAATCCTGGTtgttaaaaaactgtttttaaataaaaagtacatttcaaaTGCCTTTTTAGCTAACGGCTTCATCTGGTTGTATTGTGTTAGTTTAGCCAAAGCATCTTTCtgaagattgttttggaaaataacaacaaaagtcACTTTCAGATGCTTTCCGGATGCTTTTCAGAAGTTTGAATGAGAGATGCATCCTCTGTTATAATGGTAatttcatgcattattaatattaaaatgcattatttaggcgtaatgttttacaaattttCTGAGGTTTTGCTAACTGTCAGATCCGCGTGTAGTATCTCACAGAGTagattattatgtgtgtgtgtatatatatatttatacataaaaaccTGTAGGATTACAGATTAATCAGGTTTAAGCATGGTGCATGTTTAAAATCCTCttatatgcaaatacacaattataaacctttttttttttttttttttccaatgtacAGAAACCTTGAAACGGTCTCTGTTTGTGTGAACAGTGTGTGACTCATGGCAAAAGATAACACCTgattattttcacacaaatggAGATAAAGTCAAATAGAGACCCAAAAGTGTCTTTATTGTGAGGAGGTTACATTAGCAAAAACTTACATAAACAGATCATAATTATGTCGTCTTCAATGACACATTCTTCATATATGCAGATTATTGCATGTTCTTCTATATAGCATATAGTTTAAGATATAAATTGATGATCTGCAATACTTTATCCTTTATACTTTAacactctttttaaaaatacattagtaagacaaatgacagaaaatgataAACAACATACATTCTGGATTGTTTAACCCCTTAGCTTCAACATGCTGATCAGTTAGTGACAATGCATTTGTCGGCGAGTACAATaattgcattcttttttttttttttttttcagttttgctcAGACCCCCACACTTGTCCAGTGCTTCCAAAACAGCTCAGAAGTCGGAGGACTCTGGTCGATAATGATCACAAGGTCCCCTGGCTTCCGACGTTCCTGCTGTCGAGGATCTTCATGTTCTCCTGTACCCATGAGTCGGTGGGTTTGGCGCACACGAAAAGACCCTTCACAGTCTTGAACCTGCATTCAAAAGAAATATCATCAGACGCAAAGGAACAGCTCTGTTGGTCAAATGAGCTCGACAAATGCTATTGTATTTTGTCTCCCGCAAACACAAAAACGGAGATATATTGATGTGAAACTTACATCACGGCTTCGTTGGGGCACTGCTGGCTTGTCATGCTGTAGCCAACCACTTTTTTGATCGGCACAGGACgagttgaaaaagaaaaacagcaccTTTGCGGTCCAATACGCAAACCTAGATTAAAGAATAGGTTTTTGTTAAAACGGTTTACAActatactgtaatttaatgggggggttttttatgttaatttatcTTTCTCCTCCATCTTACCTTCGCTGAGGCTAACTGCGCACAGAAGCACCACCACTGCAGAGAAAATGACGACGCGAGAGGCGCTCATTTTGGTTGTCTTAGATTGGCTGGATGTTTGTTTGAGTCCGTTAGAGGTAAAGCACTCAGGCTGGGCTTGGTTCTGTGTGCCTCATTGTCCAGGCAGAAGGACTTTATAGAGGCTCTTCTGTGAGGGGAATATCCCTTCATGGGTGGAATTTAAGGAGGGAGATTTTGCGTCAAATTCACCCACACAGAAAGAAAGTCCACCAGTATCTGCCGTCATCCCACACGTGCTTCTGACCTTCacgagtcttttttttttgagggacAGCCCTGAAAGCAAAGCTTTCGCTTCCTCTTTCGCTacagtggcaaaaaaaaaaaaacacaacaaaaaaacacaacactggAGTACTGAACAGAGAGTGCCAATATGCCAGAAGGAAACTAGATGCACTAGAGTCACGCTCATGCCATTCCACACACAGGAGTCATCAAAAGTTTCATGAATTTTGATTCATGTATTTGGTATTAGCTACACAGTCTTGTGAccaatttgtatgtattttacaagtTGGCAAATTTGTGGCTAATATATATACGAATTTGTGCAACCTTGGAGTTAGGTGTATGTCAATTCAAcaaatttatacaaaattaGGCACAGATTTGACAGTTTTAGCAAATATTGCTGATTGCGGAAACTGATcaaaatgtgaaagaaaatgtaaatagttcagccaaatataaatatttgaccGGAAGGTCAGATTGTTGATTTTTGGGAACACTACGCCGtacctaaaatatatattttttattaatatgagtaaaatatgcaataaataatcctttcaacaacaaaaataatattatatctGGTAGTCGTTGGTAAAATAAAGGTGTAAGAAga contains:
- the ccl35.1 gene encoding chemokine (C-C motif) ligand 35, duplicate 1, translating into MSASRVVIFSAVVVLLCAVSLSEGLRIGPQRCCFSFSTRPVPIKKVVGYSMTSQQCPNEAVMFKTVKGLFVCAKPTDSWVQENMKILDSRNVGSQGTL